The DNA segment CGTTGGGCCTGCGGGCTCAGTTCGCGCGGATGATTGAACTGCGTCACCAGATAGAGGCGTTTTTTCGCTCCGTATTTCCTGAACAGGTCCAGCAGTTTCTGATCCATGTAGATGTAGAGTGTCAACACGTTGTTCACCCTCCGCTCAGCCTTGAGGCTGGAGGTTTTCTGCCAAGAGCCGTATGCGGACGCACAAAGTTGTAGCGATGCGTCCAGACCGGCAAGTTCGCTGTTCTTTTC comes from the Desulfovibrio porci genome and includes:
- a CDS encoding integrase core domain-containing protein, with translation KRTANLPVWTHRYNFVRPHTALGRKPPASRLSGG